The proteins below come from a single Littorina saxatilis isolate snail1 unplaced genomic scaffold, US_GU_Lsax_2.0 SUPER_4_unloc_1, whole genome shotgun sequence genomic window:
- the LOC138954129 gene encoding uncharacterized protein isoform X1: MTDEEREEWKREHRPQCSKDYEGSSKGMEKEAALQMWGRSIRKNRMRYTYMLSDGDSVAFKAVCDANFYPVKKLECINHCDKRMGTALRKKAKEEKLGGRRHSALTAKTCNILQSYYRNAIVKNLNKPEEMKEAIWASFMHCMSTDDNPQHEKCPHGPDSWCFFNKAVVSGVPPPPHKQNVAEAIRPIYDRMSHNTLLEKIQHGRTQNANECVNGQIWARCPKTIHVGAGCVNAAVSHFNQGCSHLSQVLGELGVSPGVNLQQFETRQDLTRCKRGDLFGQVEIKRARRAKGQAKRTNVIQIERQEGPTNGPGLLADKE; the protein is encoded by the coding sequence ATGACTGATGAAGAAAGGGAAGAATGGAAGAGAGAGCATAGGCCACAGTGCTCCAAGGACTATGAGGGATCTTCAAAGGGGATGGAAAAGGAGGCCGCTCTGCAGATGTGGGGGCGGTCCATTCGGAAGAATCGCATGAGGTACACTTACATGTTGTCAGATGGTGATTCTGTGGCATTCAAGGCTGTGTGTGATGCCAACTTTTATCCAGTGAAAAAGCTTGAGTGCATCAATCACTGTGATAAGAGAATGGGAACTGCCCTAAGAAAAAAGGCAAAAGAAGAGAAGCTTGGGGGTCGCCGCCACAGTGCACTGACAGCCAAAACATGCAATATTCTTCAATCGTACTACCGCAATGCTATTGTAAAGAATCTAAATAAGCCAGAAGAGATGAAGGAGGCTATCTGGGCTTCATTCATGCACTGCATGAGCACAGATGATAATCCGCAGCACGAAAAGTGCCCACACGGACCCGATTCGTGGTGCTTTTTCAATAAGGCTGTCGTCAGCGGTGTGCCGCCACCTCCCCACAAGCAGAATGTTGCAGAGGCTATCAGGCCTATATATGATAGGATGAGCCACAACACATTGCTGGAGAAAATCCAGCATGGTCGCACGCAAAACGCTAATGAGTGTGTAAATGGTCAAATCTGGGCGCGGTGTCCAAAGACGATTCATGTGGGTGCGGGATGTGTGAACGCTGCAGTATCACACTTCAATCAGGGCTGCTCACACTTGTCCCAGGTTCTGGGAGAACTTGGAGTGTCACCAGGAGTGAACCTTCAGCAATTTGAGACCAGGCAAGATCTAACGAGGTGTAAAAGGGGGGATTTGTTTGGTCAGGTGGAAATAAAGCGCGCGCGCAGAGCCAAGGGTCAAGCCAAAAGAACAAATGTTATCCAGATAGAAAGGCAGGAAGGACCAACAAATGGCCCAGGACTGCTTGCTGATAAAGAATAA